The following proteins are co-located in the Clostridiales bacterium genome:
- a CDS encoding hydrogenase iron-sulfur subunit has translation MNPAPSDPSTAASEEWTPRIIAFLCNWCSYAGADLAGTSRIQYPPSIRVIRVPCSGRVNPQYIIKALADGADGVMVSGCHPGDCHYLEGNYYARRRFAVLKRLLSLAGFHPDRVQFTWVSASEGAKFAEVVSTVTEKIRVLGPSELGGRDGV, from the coding sequence ATTAACCCTGCACCATCTGACCCATCAACCGCAGCTTCAGAGGAATGGACACCCAGGATTATTGCATTTTTATGTAACTGGTGCAGCTATGCAGGAGCAGATCTGGCAGGAACGAGCAGGATCCAATATCCCCCCAGTATCAGAGTCATCCGGGTACCCTGCTCAGGTAGGGTGAACCCTCAATACATTATAAAAGCACTGGCTGACGGTGCGGATGGCGTGATGGTATCAGGTTGTCATCCTGGAGACTGTCACTACCTCGAAGGAAATTATTATGCAAGAAGGCGGTTTGCCGTATTGAAGAGACTCTTATCTCTTGCGGGCTTTCACCCGGACAGAGTTCAGTTTACCTGGGTTTCTGCGTCGGAGGGTGCAAAATTTGCGGAGGTTGTCTCTACCGTTACCGAAAAAATCAGGGTTTTGGGACCAAGCGAGCTTGGCGGAAGGGATGGTGTATGA
- a CDS encoding hydrogenase has product MSVQHQDGIRSVQNPYLPSRAVILEVIQETKSETQDVKTFRLKLDEPFDYRPGQFVEFSVAGIGECTFGFASSPLIKDHMELTVKRTGYVTENIHMLSEGSTVWIRGPFGNSFPLEKLEGSDLFYVTGGLGLAPLRPMIDYVFDPAYRDRYGNIKMLMAARTSGDFIFSYDFEKWAKMPDTEFYQTIDSPAEGWDQFVGFPHTLIEKIPFDLEKTTAVLCGPPPMIKALSNAFVQYGLPPERIYTTLEMRMTCGVGKCGKCNIGHRYVCIDGPVFSMAELGEMPSEY; this is encoded by the coding sequence ATGAGCGTACAACATCAGGATGGCATCAGGAGCGTACAAAATCCATATCTTCCGTCCCGTGCAGTGATTCTGGAAGTGATTCAGGAGACAAAATCAGAAACGCAGGATGTAAAGACCTTTCGGCTGAAGCTTGATGAACCTTTTGATTACAGACCCGGTCAGTTTGTTGAGTTCAGCGTGGCAGGGATTGGAGAGTGTACCTTTGGGTTTGCCTCAAGCCCTCTGATCAAGGACCATATGGAGCTGACCGTCAAGCGAACGGGATATGTCACTGAAAACATCCATATGCTCAGTGAGGGCAGCACCGTTTGGATCAGAGGGCCCTTCGGTAATTCTTTTCCCCTTGAAAAGCTGGAGGGCAGTGATCTGTTTTATGTGACAGGAGGCCTTGGCCTCGCTCCGCTGAGACCGATGATTGATTATGTCTTTGACCCTGCTTATCGGGATCGGTATGGCAACATCAAAATGCTTATGGCGGCCAGGACATCCGGGGACTTTATCTTTTCCTATGATTTTGAAAAATGGGCTAAGATGCCGGATACGGAATTTTATCAAACAATCGACAGTCCTGCGGAAGGCTGGGATCAGTTTGTGGGCTTTCCCCATACTCTGATCGAAAAGATCCCCTTTGATCTGGAAAAGACGACGGCGGTTCTCTGCGGTCCTCCGCCTATGATCAAGGCACTTTCCAATGCTTTTGTTCAATATGGATTGCCGCCGGAGCGCATTTATACCACCCTGGAAATGCGGATGACCTGCGGTGTAGGCAAGTGCGGAAAATGTAACATCGGACACCGGTATGTCTGTATCGATGGACCCGTATTTTCCATGGCAGAGCTTGGTGAGATGCCCAGCGAATACTAA
- a CDS encoding TetR/AcrR family transcriptional regulator → MRIVKEAEERKNEILDAADALFSGKGFDGTSTGDILEKVGIARGTLYYHFKSKEDIMDALIERYNFRLMAAAREIAADKSLPVASRILGVVSALNVSGGSGREIMEHIHKPQNALMHQKIQKMIFTEVVPILSGIIREGIEQGIFDTPYPEACMEMIVVYANTVFDADMVSMTAEELHGRIKAFSFNLERLLGAETGSLSYIEQTIGGGLEEEESAGRDCRGNEKQNGGSK, encoded by the coding sequence ATGAGAATTGTAAAGGAAGCGGAAGAACGAAAAAATGAAATTCTGGATGCAGCGGATGCGCTTTTTTCCGGAAAAGGATTTGACGGAACCAGCACCGGAGATATTCTGGAGAAGGTGGGAATTGCCAGAGGCACCCTATATTATCACTTCAAATCCAAAGAGGATATTATGGATGCGCTGATTGAACGCTACAATTTCCGGCTCATGGCAGCAGCGAGGGAGATTGCAGCAGACAAAAGTCTGCCGGTAGCCAGTCGAATTTTAGGCGTAGTAAGCGCATTGAATGTCAGTGGGGGAAGCGGAAGAGAAATTATGGAACACATTCATAAGCCGCAGAATGCTCTCATGCACCAAAAAATACAGAAGATGATTTTTACAGAGGTCGTACCCATACTGTCCGGCATCATCCGGGAGGGGATTGAGCAGGGAATTTTTGATACGCCCTACCCAGAAGCCTGCATGGAAATGATTGTCGTCTATGCCAATACCGTTTTTGATGCAGACATGGTCAGCATGACAGCGGAAGAATTACACGGACGGATCAAAGCATTTTCTTTCAACCTGGAGCGGCTTCTTGGAGCGGAGACAGGAAGTCTTTCCTATATCGAACAGACCATCGGCGGAGGATTGGAGGAAGAAGAATCCGCCGGAAGAGATTGCAGGGGAAATGAGAAGCAGAACGGCGGCTCCAAATGA
- a CDS encoding MFS transporter translates to MLAKKRNPFSKFLVLWTGELISLIGSGLTSFGLGVYVYQVTGKVSGLALVSLLAFLPALLLSPMAGVLADRYDRRLLMLLGDSLSALGILFILICMLLGDAQLWQICIGVTISSVFSSLLEPAYRASITDLLSQEDYTKASGLVQAAGSSKYLISPILAGYLLRVFDIKLLLIIDICTFFVTASSILFVRRSLASQRDQGSASSKGERGPESSNSERVSASSNGEWSPVSGSMRDDFREGWHAVAGNRGVLVLVLMGSVITFFLGFIQTLSTPMILAFTDSSALGTTLTLSAFGMLITSVFVGIIPMKHNFVNKLCLSLFGAGIFMAVFGLRENIVLICAAGFLFFSMLPFANTSLDYLIRTNIGNELQGRAWGLIGVISQLGYVAAYAVSGILADHVFTPLLVKGGALSGSVGLILGIGTSRGTGLLILIAGLLLSISAIILLRIKSIRALETH, encoded by the coding sequence ATGCTTGCTAAGAAGCGGAATCCTTTTTCTAAATTTCTTGTTCTATGGACTGGTGAACTGATTTCTCTCATCGGAAGCGGCCTTACCTCCTTTGGTCTTGGTGTTTATGTGTATCAGGTGACAGGAAAGGTCTCCGGACTGGCGCTAGTATCTTTGCTCGCCTTCCTTCCTGCTCTGCTGCTGAGTCCGATGGCGGGAGTTCTTGCGGACCGATATGACCGCAGGCTCCTGATGCTTCTTGGCGACAGTCTCTCTGCGCTGGGAATCCTGTTTATTCTGATCTGCATGCTCCTTGGGGATGCGCAGCTCTGGCAGATCTGCATTGGTGTTACCATCAGCTCAGTGTTTTCATCACTTTTGGAGCCTGCCTACAGAGCATCGATTACGGATTTACTTTCTCAGGAGGATTATACCAAGGCAAGCGGGCTTGTGCAGGCCGCAGGATCTTCAAAGTATTTGATCTCTCCTATTCTGGCAGGATATCTGCTCAGAGTGTTCGATATTAAGCTGCTTTTGATCATCGATATTTGTACCTTCTTTGTGACTGCCAGTTCGATCCTGTTTGTGAGGCGAAGTCTTGCATCACAAAGGGATCAAGGATCAGCATCCTCAAAAGGAGAGCGGGGACCAGAATCCTCAAACTCGGAGCGAGTATCGGCGTCCTCAAATGGGGAATGGTCGCCGGTGTCCGGTTCCATGAGGGATGATTTTCGGGAGGGCTGGCATGCCGTAGCAGGCAACCGGGGGGTTTTAGTTCTTGTTCTAATGGGGTCGGTGATTACATTTTTTCTCGGTTTCATACAGACCCTTTCCACACCGATGATTCTTGCTTTCACAGACAGCTCGGCCTTAGGAACAACCTTAACCCTTTCGGCTTTTGGAATGCTGATTACCAGCGTCTTTGTGGGAATCATTCCCATGAAGCACAATTTTGTGAATAAGCTGTGTTTATCATTGTTCGGAGCAGGAATCTTTATGGCAGTCTTCGGGCTGAGAGAAAACATCGTTCTTATTTGCGCTGCCGGGTTTTTGTTTTTTTCCATGCTGCCCTTTGCCAATACCAGTCTTGACTATCTGATACGGACCAATATCGGCAATGAGCTGCAGGGAAGGGCTTGGGGACTCATCGGCGTGATCTCTCAGCTGGGCTATGTGGCAGCTTATGCAGTCTCGGGCATTCTGGCAGATCACGTTTTCACACCTTTGCTGGTCAAGGGGGGCGCTCTGTCCGGCAGCGTTGGGTTGATTTTAGGGATTGGAACCAGCAGGGGAACCGGTCTTCTTATCCTGATAGCGGGGCTTTTATTGAGCATTTCTGCCATCATACTGCTCCGCATAAAATCCATCAGAGCCTTAGAGACGCACTGA
- a CDS encoding ABC transporter permease, producing the protein MYYRMIRNDMARSKVVTLTTMLFITAAAMLVSLAAILIIHLTGAIDTLMTQAKTTDFLQMHSGTLNEERLEAFAEENTAVEAYQLAEFLNVDNSQILFNGRPLQGNVQDNGLTVQNETFDYLLDLDGKRIDPLDGEVYVPISYRKESIEAGDTALICGKEFVVAGFLRDSQMNSLLASSKRFLISPNDYEELKPFGTIEYLIEFRLKNKEALSYFEAAYAQAGLEANGPTLTYPLFVTLNAVSDGLMIAVILLISVLTVAIAFLCIRLTLLAKIEDDYREIGVMKAIGLRLSDMKKIYLLNYAAMAAMGSGLGCVLSLVFQDHLIENIRQTLGESQYGYAAPMLGAVGVLLVFLAVTAYVNGVLNRFRKISPSEAIRFGNPQAKVKGLKGFRLSRNRRGNINVLLGVKDVLSRMGLYTTMLAIFILAVFIMLVPRNLYHTIASPAFTSYMGIGQCSIRMDLQKSGYGSEGGLGEQAEAIAKTMESDDEIDRYVVLTTKVFEMVTDTGNKERLKIELGDHSVFPVNYAQGEGPKKDNELALSVLNADELGKRTGDSLTVIIDGKEKHFTVCGIYSDITNGGKTAKAVFSDSSAEEIWCVICASLKDERNAVRKVSEYRALFTDVKVTGVDEFVSETFGATIAAVEKASVVAVGVAILVTGLVTLLFMQMLVAKDRYSIAVMKATGFHNSDIRHQYLTRAVLVLAAGVLLGIFLANTLGETLAGSVISSFGAASFRFIVDPIFSYLFCPLVLFGTVVLAASAGTARAGSIRISDHIKE; encoded by the coding sequence ATGTATTACAGAATGATTCGAAATGATATGGCAAGGAGCAAAGTGGTTACGTTGACAACCATGCTTTTCATCACCGCAGCGGCCATGCTGGTTTCTCTTGCGGCAATCCTGATCATTCATTTGACAGGGGCCATAGACACCCTGATGACACAAGCTAAGACGACCGATTTTTTACAGATGCATTCTGGAACATTGAATGAGGAACGGCTGGAGGCCTTTGCCGAAGAAAATACAGCGGTGGAGGCATATCAGCTGGCGGAATTTCTGAATGTTGATAACAGCCAGATTCTTTTTAACGGAAGACCATTACAGGGAAATGTGCAGGATAACGGGCTTACAGTCCAAAATGAAACCTTTGATTATCTGCTGGATCTCGATGGAAAGCGAATCGATCCTCTTGACGGGGAGGTTTATGTCCCCATCAGCTACAGGAAAGAGAGTATAGAAGCCGGTGATACGGCATTGATTTGTGGGAAGGAGTTTGTTGTAGCAGGATTTCTGAGGGATTCTCAGATGAATTCTTTGCTGGCCTCTTCCAAGCGGTTTCTCATAAGCCCAAATGACTATGAAGAGCTAAAGCCCTTCGGAACCATTGAATATTTAATTGAATTCCGATTGAAAAACAAAGAAGCACTTTCTTACTTTGAAGCTGCATATGCACAAGCGGGGCTGGAAGCAAACGGGCCGACGCTGACCTACCCGTTGTTTGTAACCTTGAACGCTGTTTCTGATGGGTTAATGATTGCAGTCATCCTGTTGATCAGCGTGCTGACGGTGGCCATTGCATTTTTATGCATCAGACTAACGCTTCTTGCAAAAATAGAAGATGATTACCGGGAAATCGGTGTGATGAAAGCCATCGGTCTCCGGCTCTCGGATATGAAAAAAATATATTTATTGAACTATGCCGCAATGGCAGCAATGGGCTCCGGACTAGGCTGCGTTCTGTCCCTTGTGTTTCAGGATCATCTCATTGAAAACATCCGGCAAACCTTGGGGGAAAGCCAATACGGGTATGCGGCTCCGATGCTGGGTGCAGTGGGAGTTTTGCTGGTTTTCCTTGCCGTAACGGCATATGTCAACGGAGTGTTGAACCGCTTTCGGAAGATTTCGCCGTCAGAGGCAATACGTTTTGGAAACCCACAGGCAAAGGTGAAGGGGTTAAAGGGATTTCGCCTCAGCAGAAACAGGCGGGGCAATATCAACGTGCTTTTGGGCGTTAAGGATGTTCTTTCAAGAATGGGTCTTTATACGACAATGCTAGCCATCTTCATTTTAGCTGTATTCATCATGCTGGTGCCCCGAAACTTGTACCATACCATCGCCTCACCAGCGTTCACTTCCTATATGGGAATCGGTCAGTGTTCCATCCGAATGGATCTGCAGAAGTCCGGCTATGGAAGTGAAGGCGGGCTTGGAGAGCAGGCAGAAGCCATAGCAAAAACCATGGAAAGCGATGATGAGATTGACAGATACGTTGTTCTCACAACCAAGGTCTTTGAGATGGTAACGGATACCGGCAATAAAGAACGGCTGAAAATCGAGTTGGGAGATCATTCTGTTTTTCCCGTGAACTATGCGCAGGGAGAAGGGCCTAAAAAGGATAATGAGCTGGCCCTTTCCGTTCTGAATGCAGATGAGCTGGGTAAGCGCACGGGCGACTCCCTCACTGTGATCATTGATGGGAAAGAAAAGCACTTTACCGTATGCGGGATTTATTCCGACATCACAAACGGCGGAAAAACAGCAAAGGCAGTGTTCAGTGATTCCTCAGCAGAGGAAATTTGGTGTGTGATCTGCGCATCCCTTAAAGACGAGCGAAATGCAGTTCGTAAAGTTTCAGAGTACAGAGCTTTATTTACCGATGTTAAGGTAACCGGCGTGGATGAATTTGTTTCCGAAACCTTTGGTGCGACCATAGCTGCCGTGGAAAAGGCATCTGTCGTAGCAGTCGGTGTGGCGATTCTGGTTACAGGGCTGGTGACCCTTTTATTTATGCAAATGCTTGTGGCAAAGGATCGGTATTCCATTGCAGTGATGAAGGCAACGGGATTTCACAATTCGGATATCCGTCATCAGTATCTGACAAGGGCGGTTTTGGTACTGGCGGCAGGAGTTCTGCTGGGGATTTTCCTGGCAAATACACTGGGAGAAACGTTGGCGGGATCAGTGATCTCTTCTTTTGGTGCAGCATCCTTTCGATTTATTGTTGATCCCATCTTTTCGTATTTGTTCTGCCCGCTTGTTCTATTTGGGACGGTGGTTTTGGCAGCATCAGCAGGTACCGCCAGGGCAGGGAGCATCAGAATATCGGATCATATCAAGGAGTAA
- a CDS encoding ABC transporter ATP-binding protein, which translates to MKQIIIGKDIIKAYGEGQEKRNVLDGVSITVGEGEFLAVMGPSGCGKSTLLFALSGMDGIDGGSVTFEGQELAGLKEKEFADLLRRKMGFVFQQPAMLKNLNLLDNIMLPALRDNKKNAAGIREKARALMRKTGIEELEERGITQVSGGQLQRAGICRALMNDPVVIFGDEPTGALNSKSSQEIMDLFAQINREGTAVLLVTHDAKVAAQTERVLFMRDGMIVRGMRFSKEIGNDIKGDNIAERTRKITQTMAEIGG; encoded by the coding sequence ATGAAGCAGATTATCATCGGAAAAGATATTATCAAAGCCTATGGCGAGGGACAGGAAAAACGAAATGTATTGGACGGCGTATCCATTACAGTGGGAGAAGGAGAGTTCCTTGCAGTGATGGGGCCTTCCGGCTGCGGCAAATCGACGCTGCTGTTTGCACTGAGCGGAATGGACGGAATCGATGGCGGCAGTGTAACCTTTGAAGGGCAGGAACTTGCAGGACTCAAAGAAAAGGAGTTTGCAGATTTGCTGAGAAGAAAGATGGGGTTTGTCTTTCAGCAGCCTGCTATGCTGAAAAATCTCAATTTGCTTGACAATATCATGCTTCCTGCCCTTCGGGACAATAAGAAAAATGCAGCGGGAATCAGGGAAAAAGCCAGGGCTTTGATGAGAAAAACGGGGATTGAGGAACTTGAAGAAAGGGGAATCACACAGGTGTCAGGAGGTCAGCTTCAGAGGGCAGGCATCTGCCGGGCATTGATGAATGATCCTGTGGTTATTTTCGGTGACGAACCAACGGGTGCATTAAACTCCAAATCATCACAAGAGATCATGGATCTTTTTGCACAAATCAACCGGGAGGGAACGGCGGTGTTGCTTGTCACTCACGATGCAAAGGTTGCAGCCCAGACAGAACGAGTACTTTTTATGAGGGATGGAATGATTGTCAGGGGAATGAGATTCTCAAAAGAGATCGGGAATGATATAAAGGGGGATAACATAGCGGAACGGACCAGAAAGATCACACAGACCATGGCAGAGATTGGTGGATGA
- a CDS encoding YaiI/YqxD family protein, with protein MKLLIDADGCPVVDIAVGIAKKHRLECLILCDTSHVFEKEGASTLVFSKGADSVDFALVNIASSGDIVITQDYGLAAMCLSKQALVLNQDGKEYTVENIDGLLSFRHTAKKIRNAGGRLKGPSKRTPAQDEAFKAALTRILSGKLT; from the coding sequence ATGAAACTATTAATCGATGCCGACGGCTGTCCCGTGGTGGACATCGCCGTTGGAATTGCAAAGAAACATAGGCTTGAGTGTCTCATCCTGTGTGATACATCCCATGTGTTTGAAAAGGAAGGAGCCTCTACGCTGGTCTTCTCAAAAGGAGCTGACAGCGTGGATTTTGCTCTGGTCAATATCGCTTCTTCCGGGGATATCGTCATTACACAGGACTACGGCCTTGCCGCCATGTGCCTGTCAAAGCAGGCTCTGGTTCTGAATCAGGACGGTAAGGAGTACACCGTCGAGAATATTGATGGGCTTCTCAGTTTCCGTCATACTGCAAAGAAGATCCGAAATGCAGGCGGCAGGCTCAAGGGGCCATCAAAGCGGACCCCGGCCCAGGATGAAGCATTCAAGGCAGCGCTTACACGCATCTTATCCGGCAAGCTGACATAA